The Drosophila biarmipes strain raj3 chromosome 2L, RU_DBia_V1.1, whole genome shotgun sequence genome has a window encoding:
- the LOC108035276 gene encoding hydroxysteroid dehydrogenase-like protein 1, with amino-acid sequence MMAFISSVIYFVGSLTIVAYLYDNLKSLFSITKAVLLPFFQPQLPKTLVEKYGQWAVVTGATDGIGKEYARELARQGLNLVLISRTQAKLIAVTNEIESQYKVKIKWIVADFAKGREVYEHIEKELAGIEVSILVNNVGMIHEPETLDQVSEDLLWDLLTVNMGSVTMLTRKLLPNMIGRRRGAIVNLGSSSELQPLPNLTVYAASKKFMTFFSKALEAEVAEHNIDVQLVMPGFVRTNMTAYADHVLPGGVLFPNAYTYARSAVFTLGKTSETNGFWTHAVQYALMKLAPEPVRTVFAHRLFGRLRLVSLEGKQKKLSL; translated from the exons AT GATGGCGTTTATTTCCTCGGTTATCTACTTCGTGGGCTCGCTCACAATAGTAGCATATCTGTACGACAACCTAAAGTCCTTGTTTAGTATCACCAAGGCGGTCCTGCTACCCTTCTTCCAGCCTCAATTGCCAAAGACATTGGTGGAAAAGTACGGCCAATGGGCAG TGGTGACTGGTGCCACCGATGGCATTGGAAAGGAATACGCCAGGGAGCTGGCTCGTCAGGGTCTCAACTTGGTGCTCATCTCGAGGACACAGGCGAAGCTGATTGCCGTCACCAATGAGATTG AGAGCCAGTACAAAGTGAAGATCAAGTGGATCGTTGCAGATTTCGCCAAGGGACGCGAGGTGTACGAGCACATTGAAAAGGAACTGGCGGGAATTGAGGTTTCAATTTTGG TTAACAATGTGGGCATGATACACGAGCCCGAGACCCTTGACCAGGTGTCGGAGGATCTGCTGTGGGACCTGCTCACCGTCAACATGGGATCGGTGACCATGCTCACCCGCAAGCTCCTGCCCAACATGATTGGCCGCCGAAGGGGAGCCATCGTGAACCTGGGATCCTCCTCGGAACTCCAGCCCCTGCCCAACCTGACCGTCTACGCGGCCAGCAAGAAGTTCATGACCTTCTTCTCCAAGGCCCTGGAGGCGGAGGTGGCCGAGCACAACATCGACGTGCAGCTGGTGATGCCCGGCTTTGTGCGCACCAACATGACCGCCTATGCTGACCATGTGCTGCCCGGAGGAGTGCTCTTCCCCAACGCCTACACCTATGCCCGGTCCGCTGTCtttacactgggaaaaacgaGCGAGACCAACGGGTTCTGGACACATGCGGTTCAG TACGCCCTCATGAAGTTGGCCCCCGAGCCGGTACGCACAGTCTTCGCCCATAGGCTCTTCGGCCGATTAAGACTCGTGAGCCTCGAGGGCAAGCAAAAGAAACTAAGCCTATAG
- the LOC108033726 gene encoding hydroxysteroid dehydrogenase-like protein 1 isoform X2, with protein MFCALSTFLTVIGFYALASYLYEQLRTPYKLLKLRYFSDNRPTLKERYGDWAAVTGASDGIGKEYAKELARQNINVVLIARNAEKLQAVAKEIESGSSVQTKIVVADFTKGSQIYEHIEKETADVPISILVNNVGTGRPSSILKWSQEDTQNILDTNVVAVSQLSRVFFQRMKASRIRGAIVNVSSGTELQPLPYGAYYAASKAYTRSLTLALYHEAKPFGIHVQLLSPNFVVTKINSYSRQIMKGGLFIPSASAYAKSAVDQLRDGVDETPGYLWHHVQNALATAFTWRARTFAAYKMFNRVSDKNRH; from the exons ATGTTTTGTGCCTTATCAACGTTCCTAACAGTTATTGGCTTCTATGCCCTGGCCTCTTATCTCTACGAGCAGCTTAGGACGCCGTACAAGTTGCTGAAACTCAGGTATTTCAGCGACAACAGACCCACCCTCAAGGAGCGCTACGGAGACTGGGCCGCTGTCACAGGAGCCAGCGATGGGATCGGCAAGGAGTATGCCAAGGAGCTGGCCCGCCAGAACATCAATGTGGTGCTGATCGCCAGGAATGCGGAGAAGCTCCAGGCGGTGGCCAAGGAAATTG AGAGTGGTTCCAGTGTGCAGACAAAGATTGTGGTTGCCGATTTCACTAAGGGCTCTCAGATCTACGAGCATATAGAAAAGGAGACAGCTGATGTGCCCATTTCCATACTTG TAAACAACGTTGGCACCGGCAGGCCGTCGTCTATTCTGAAGTGGAGCCAGGAAGACACCCAGAACATACTCGACACCAACGTGGTGGCCGTTTCCCAGCTGTCCCGCGTCTTCTTCCAGCGCATGAAGGCGTCGAGGATCAGGGGAGCCATTGTGAATGTCAGTTCCGGCACGGAACTGCAGCCCCTGCCCTATGGGGCCTACTATGCCGCATCGAAGGCGTACACCCGCAGCCTCACCCTGGCCTTGTACCACGAGGCCAAGCCGTTTGGAATCCATGTGCAGCTGTTGTCGCCCAATTTCGTGGTCACCAAGATCAATTCGTACTCCAGGCAGATCATGAAGGGAGGTCTGTTCATCCCATCGGCATCGGCCTATGCCAAGAGTGCCGTGGATCAGCTGAGGGACGGAGTGGACGAGACGCCGGGCTACCTGTGGCACCATGTCCAGAATGCACTGGCCACCGCCTTCACCTGGCGAGCTCGCACCTTTgccgcctacaaaatgttcaACAGAGTATCGGATAAAAATAGGCATTAG
- the LOC108034965 gene encoding hydroxysteroid dehydrogenase-like protein 1, with the protein MQPVLEASTYTLLRMAFLWQLISAAIYLVGLLCVATFLYDNLKSLVSIVKAVLEPYFQPQLPKTLVEKYGQWAVVTGATDGIGKEYARELARQGLNLVLISRTKEKLIAVTNEIESQYKVKTKWIAVDFAKGREVYDQIEKELAGIDVGILVNNVGMMYEHPETLDKVSEDLLWDLLTVNMGSVTMLTRKLLPNMIGRRRGAIVNLGSSSELQPLPNMTVYAASKKFITYFSKGLELELAEHNIHVQLVMPNFVVTKMNAYADRVMQGGLLFPNAYTYARSAVFTLGKTSETNGFWTHGIQYAVMKLAPLPIRTFVGHQLFKRLRIEALEQKQKKLKLI; encoded by the exons ATGCAGCCAGTTCTGGAAGCGAGCACTTACACGCTGCTCAGGATGGCGTTCCTCTGGCAGCTGATCTCGGCGGCGATCTATCTGGTGGGCCTCCTCTGTGTGGCCACCTTCCTGTACGACAACCTGAAGTCCCTGGTCAGCATCGTCAAGGCCGTTCTGGAGCCCTACTTCCAGCCGCAGTTGCCGAAGACCTTGGTGGAGAAGTACGGACAATGGGCAG TGGTGACTGGAGCCACCGATGGCATTGGAAAGGAATACGCCAGGGAGCTGGCCCGTCAGGGTCTCAACTTGGTGCTCATCTCGCGGACGAAGGAGAAGCTGATTGCCGTCACCAATGAGATTG AGAGCCAGTACAAGGTGAAGACCAAGTGGATTGCTGTGGATTTCGCCAAGGGCCGCGAGGTATACGATCAGATCGAGAAAGAACTGGCGGGTATTGACGTTGGCATTTTGG TTAACAATGTGGGCATGATGTACGAGCACCCCGAGACCCTTGACAAGGTGTCGGAGGATCTGCTGTGGGACCTGCTCACCGTCAACATGGGATCGGTGACCATGCTCACCCGCAAGCTCCTGCCCAACATGATTGGCCGCCGAAGGGGAGCCATCGTCAACCTGGGATCCTCCTCGGAACTCCAGCCCCTGCCCAACATGACCGTCTATGCGGCCAGCAAGAAGTTTATCACCTACTTCTCCAAGGGCCTGGAACTGGAGCTGGCCGAGCACAATATCCATGTGCAGCTGGTGATGCCCAACTTTGTGGTGACCAAAATGAACGCCTATGCCGATCGGGTGATGCAGGGAGGTCTGCTTTTCCCCAACGCCTACACCTATGCCCGCTCCGCCGTCtttacactgggaaaaacgaGCGAGACGAACGGTTTCTGGACTCATGGGATTCAG TACGCCGTAATGAAGCTGGCTCCCTTGCCGATTCGCACATTTGTGGGCCACCAACTTTTCAAGCGGCTGAGAATCGAGGCCCTCGAGCAGAAGCAAAAGAAACTGAAGCTTATTTAA
- the LOC108033726 gene encoding hydroxysteroid dehydrogenase-like protein 1 isoform X1 → MFCALSTFLTVIGFYALASYLYEQLRTPYKLLKLRYFSDNRPTLKERYGDWAAVTGASDGIGKEYAKELARQNINVVLIARNAEKLQAVAKEIAESGSSVQTKIVVADFTKGSQIYEHIEKETADVPISILVNNVGTGRPSSILKWSQEDTQNILDTNVVAVSQLSRVFFQRMKASRIRGAIVNVSSGTELQPLPYGAYYAASKAYTRSLTLALYHEAKPFGIHVQLLSPNFVVTKINSYSRQIMKGGLFIPSASAYAKSAVDQLRDGVDETPGYLWHHVQNALATAFTWRARTFAAYKMFNRVSDKNRH, encoded by the exons ATGTTTTGTGCCTTATCAACGTTCCTAACAGTTATTGGCTTCTATGCCCTGGCCTCTTATCTCTACGAGCAGCTTAGGACGCCGTACAAGTTGCTGAAACTCAGGTATTTCAGCGACAACAGACCCACCCTCAAGGAGCGCTACGGAGACTGGGCCGCTGTCACAGGAGCCAGCGATGGGATCGGCAAGGAGTATGCCAAGGAGCTGGCCCGCCAGAACATCAATGTGGTGCTGATCGCCAGGAATGCGGAGAAGCTCCAGGCGGTGGCCAAGGAAATTG CAGAGAGTGGTTCCAGTGTGCAGACAAAGATTGTGGTTGCCGATTTCACTAAGGGCTCTCAGATCTACGAGCATATAGAAAAGGAGACAGCTGATGTGCCCATTTCCATACTTG TAAACAACGTTGGCACCGGCAGGCCGTCGTCTATTCTGAAGTGGAGCCAGGAAGACACCCAGAACATACTCGACACCAACGTGGTGGCCGTTTCCCAGCTGTCCCGCGTCTTCTTCCAGCGCATGAAGGCGTCGAGGATCAGGGGAGCCATTGTGAATGTCAGTTCCGGCACGGAACTGCAGCCCCTGCCCTATGGGGCCTACTATGCCGCATCGAAGGCGTACACCCGCAGCCTCACCCTGGCCTTGTACCACGAGGCCAAGCCGTTTGGAATCCATGTGCAGCTGTTGTCGCCCAATTTCGTGGTCACCAAGATCAATTCGTACTCCAGGCAGATCATGAAGGGAGGTCTGTTCATCCCATCGGCATCGGCCTATGCCAAGAGTGCCGTGGATCAGCTGAGGGACGGAGTGGACGAGACGCCGGGCTACCTGTGGCACCATGTCCAGAATGCACTGGCCACCGCCTTCACCTGGCGAGCTCGCACCTTTgccgcctacaaaatgttcaACAGAGTATCGGATAAAAATAGGCATTAG
- the LOC108033827 gene encoding mitochondrial pyruvate carrier 2 codes for MSKGTGPLSKLYNATVSAVDKFVPSAAQPFWQSPAGPRTVFFWAPAFKWTLVLAGLSDTLNRPAANISLNQCASLAVTGLIWSRYSFVITPRNYSLLAVNLAVFFIQGYLTIKHLRWRNENTRTAVFNHNFPIKSEDDW; via the exons atGTCTAAAGGTACGGGACCCTTGTCCAAGTTATATAATGCCACCGTTAGTGCTGTAGATAAGTTTGTTCCAAGCGCAGCGCAGCCTTTTTGGCAATCTCCGGCAG GTCCTCGAACCGTGTTTTTTTGGGCGCCAGcgtttaaatgg ACCTTGGTGCTGGCAGGTCTGAGTGATACGCTGAATCGTCCTGCTGCGAACATCTCGCTCAATCAGTGTGCCTCCCTGGCAGTCACTGGATTAATTTGGTCCCGGTACTCTTTCGTCATAACACCCAGGAACTATAGTCTTCTGGCCGTCAATCTAGCCGTCTTCTTTATCCAAGGTTACCTAACGATAAAGCATCTGAGATGGCGGAATGAGAACACCCGAACTGCGGTGTTTAATCATAATTTTCCTATCAAATCGGAAGATGACTGGTAA